GGGTAATGACTGCGTAACCGGTCAAAGTTCTTGATCCGTGCCGCATGGTCAGCAAGCGAGGAATCACGGAACCGGCGGTCATCCCCTTCAAGATCATAGACCTGCCGGACCACCTCCCGCAACACCGCCTGATGAGTCCGTCCCGCCACATCCACGGTGACTTCAGGCACCAGCGGAACCGGCATGAGGGGCTCGTGTGACCAGGTCGCCGGAACCCCCAGAAACTTACAGACTTCGCGGTAGACCATCACCGTCCCCATCACCTTGCCTTCAAAGGAATGTCCGGCGATGTGGGGGGTGGCGATATCCACCTTGGCCAGGACATCCAGCCGGTAATCGGGTTCCCCTTCCCAGGTATCAAGCACCACGTGACTGACCTGGCCCCCGGCCAGGGCAGTCAGCAAGGCCGGTGAATCCACCACCGGCCCCCGGGCCGCATTCAGGAAAATCAGCCCTTTTTTGGCGCGCCCGAAAAAGGCCGCATCCGCCAGATGCACCGTTTTATCCGGGCCCTCTTTCGTCAAAGGCACATGCACGGTAATGATATCCGCCTCCGCCAGCACTTGATCCAAGCTGACAAAAGGGTTTCCCGCCTGCCCACTGCCTTCTGCCCGCTCTCGCGGCGGGTCATTCATCAACACCCGCATACCCAGGGCGCGGGCCTTCTGCACCACCCGGCGTCCCACATTACCCACCCCGATCACCCCGATGGTTTTCCCCTCGAGGGTAAACCCGTGTTTGCAGGCCAGATAGAGCAACGCCGCCGTAATATATTCTGAAACGCTGTTCGCATTACAACCCGGGGCGAAACACCACTTGATCCCCGCCTGGTCAAAATAGAGAATATCCAGATGATCCGTACCGATGGTCGCGGTTCCAACAAACCGGACCTTGCTCCCCTCCAGCAACGCCCGGTTCACCTTGGTGGTGGACCGGAGCGCCAGAATCTCCGTCTCCTGTACATCCTCGGCCTTGATATTCCGGCCCTCCAGAATACGGGTCTCCCCCAAGGTGCTGAAGGCTTCCATTGCAAACGGCATATTTGTCGCACAGATAATTTTCATGTGATGGCTCGTTCCCGGACTTCGTTCCACGAAAGTGTTAGGTAGAGCAATGTACAGAAGATGAACCGGAGGTGAAAGCGGAAAGAAAGTGAAACAACCGACAGGCATTCGCAGAGGTTGCCACCGCTAAGGATTCAACTGACACCCCTCGGACTTTGGCAAGGAGTTCGGCCACTGCGGGCAGATAACAGGGCTCATTGGGCTTACCCCGGTGCGGGACCGGCGTCAGGTAGGGCGAATCGGTTTCAATCAGAAGCCGGTCATCAGGAATCACCCTGGCGACGGCGCGTAAGGAATCGGCATTCCGGAAGGTCACAATCCCGCTGAAGCTGATCATGAACCCCAGGTCCATCAACTGCCGGGCAAAAGGTTCCTCCCCGGTAAAACAATGAAGCACCCCGATCCGGCCCGGCTCCCCTTCCCAGGCGTCCGCATGCGAGGCTAACAGGGCGAGGGTTTCGGCATCCGCCTGACGGCTATGAATGATCACCGGCAGACGCAACTCGCGAGCCAGGGCCAATTGGGAGACCATCAATTCCTGCTGCACGTCCGCCGTTTCAGGCTCATAATGGAAATCCAGACCGATCTCGCCAATGGCGGCGACGTGTCCGGCCGGAGCCGACTGAATCAGCTCCCGGATATCCTCCGCCTTGGCGTCGGATCCGGCGAGACTGCGATCATAGGCCACCGCGGCTTTAACCCGGTCCGGATAGGCGGCCGCCAGTCGCAGGGCGGCCGCATTGGTATCGGGCTCGCATCCCACGGCCATAATCCGCCCCACCCCGGCATAACGCGCCCGCTCCATGATCCCTGCAATATGTTCAGGCGTCATGGCTTCGCGGAAATGGGCATGGGTATCAATCAACATGGCGTCCGGTCATGCTCCGTCTGGATAATGGCATCCAGTTCGATCGCGGCCTGATCGACCTCATCGTTCACCACCCGGTATTGGTATTCACGACCCCGCTCCATTTCGCCCCGGGCATTCAGCAGACGGCGTTCAATCACCTCAGGGGCATCCTCACCACGCTTGAGCAGCCGGTCGCGCAGGGTCTCAATCGAAGGGGGCGCAATAAAGATATCCACGTAGGCGCGCCCTAAGGGCCCTCCCGCGGATTGAGCGGCCTGACGTACGGCGGCCGCCCCCTGGACATCAATCACCAGCAGAACATCCTTCCCGGCCGACAAAGCGGATTCCACGTTGCTGCGCAAGGTCCCATACTGGTTACCATGGACCACCGCATGCTCCAGAAACAGGCCTTGTGAAACCCGGCTATTGAAATCAGCCACTGTCAAAAAGTGATAATCCCGCCCATCTTTCTCGGTTCCTCTCGGCGCACGGGTCGTGCAGGAAATGGAACGGGTCATATCGTCATGCCTGGCGAGCAACCGGTTACACAAGGTTGTCTTCCCGGCACCGGACGGCGCCGACATCACAATCAATAAGGCTCTTTTCATTCACGTCCTTTACCCGAACCCGGTACTACTCAATATTCTGGACCTGTTCCCGGATGCGTTCCAGCTCGGTTTTGAATTCAATCACCAGACGGGTGATCCGGACTTCATTGGCCTTGGACCCGATGGTATTGATTTCCCGGAACATCTCCTGGGCCAGGAAGTCCAGCGTCCGCCCCACCGGCTCGCGCGACTTGAATAAGGCATGGGCCTGCTTGAAATGACTCTCCAACCGCGTGATTTCCTCGGTAATATCCGCCCGGTCGGCAAACAGGGCCAGATCCTTCATCACGACCGGATCCGCGCCATCCAGGGCCACCCCCGCCTGAGCCAGACGCTTTCGCAGCGCTTCACGGTAACGCTCAGTCACCTGGGGCGCTTCCTGCCGGATGCCATCGAGATGCTCGCTCAGTTTTTTCAGCCGCCCTTCCAGATCATGAACCAGCTCCGCGCCTTCCTTGAGTCGCATGGCCAGAAGCTGGGCCATCGCCGCCTTCACCCCTTTTTCCATGACCGGCCAGACAAAAT
The bacterium genome window above contains:
- the pdxB gene encoding 4-phosphoerythronate dehydrogenase PdxB, which gives rise to MKIICATNMPFAMEAFSTLGETRILEGRNIKAEDVQETEILALRSTTKVNRALLEGSKVRFVGTATIGTDHLDILYFDQAGIKWCFAPGCNANSVSEYITAALLYLACKHGFTLEGKTIGVIGVGNVGRRVVQKARALGMRVLMNDPPRERAEGSGQAGNPFVSLDQVLAEADIITVHVPLTKEGPDKTVHLADAAFFGRAKKGLIFLNAARGPVVDSPALLTALAGGQVSHVVLDTWEGEPDYRLDVLAKVDIATPHIAGHSFEGKVMGTVMVYREVCKFLGVPATWSHEPLMPVPLVPEVTVDVAGRTHQAVLREVVRQVYDLEGDDRRFRDSSLADHAARIKNFDRLRSHYPERREFQYTTVKLTGGSEPLRRILLDLGFKVE
- a CDS encoding TatD family hydrolase — encoded protein: MLIDTHAHFREAMTPEHIAGIMERARYAGVGRIMAVGCEPDTNAAALRLAAAYPDRVKAAVAYDRSLAGSDAKAEDIRELIQSAPAGHVAAIGEIGLDFHYEPETADVQQELMVSQLALARELRLPVIIHSRQADAETLALLASHADAWEGEPGRIGVLHCFTGEEPFARQLMDLGFMISFSGIVTFRNADSLRAVARVIPDDRLLIETDSPYLTPVPHRGKPNEPCYLPAVAELLAKVRGVSVESLAVATSANACRLFHFLSAFTSGSSSVHCST
- the gmk gene encoding guanylate kinase, coding for MKRALLIVMSAPSGAGKTTLCNRLLARHDDMTRSISCTTRAPRGTEKDGRDYHFLTVADFNSRVSQGLFLEHAVVHGNQYGTLRSNVESALSAGKDVLLVIDVQGAAAVRQAAQSAGGPLGRAYVDIFIAPPSIETLRDRLLKRGEDAPEVIERRLLNARGEMERGREYQYRVVNDEVDQAAIELDAIIQTEHDRTPC
- a CDS encoding YicC/YloC family endoribonuclease, encoding MSLRSMTGYGRGEASAKGLRVEVELNSVNRKQLEVRISLPRAWQSLESRVVELAQESISRGQVSGSIVVHVSEALRAKSLKVNRALAAVYTAELRKTAKALKLKDDLSASLLLTLPEVVSYSGMDQDVDFVWPVMEKGVKAAMAQLLAMRLKEGAELVHDLEGRLKKLSEHLDGIRQEAPQVTERYREALRKRLAQAGVALDGADPVVMKDLALFADRADITEEITRLESHFKQAHALFKSREPVGRTLDFLAQEMFREINTIGSKANEVRITRLVIEFKTELERIREQVQNIE